The sequence ATTTTGGCCTGTAACATAACATGAAATTAAACTGAAAAATAACTAGtatgaaatgaaaattaattgaaCTAAATAAACCTAAATGAATAGCAAATCATAAATCTAGATACTAGAAAGTAGGTTCCTTCTACATCTTGGGCATCTCCTCATCTTGTCCCTTTCCTCGAAACCCTAAAAAATTTCAGCTCAGGTTATATTTCGTATAGTTTTGGGAGTGGATAATTCTCCAACAATATATCTTTAAAAACTCAACATCCATAAATTTAAGCATTCGTTACAGCATCTCATTCTTTATTAGCTCCTTGTCTTATCTTGAAAGCTTAGATACAACATCGATAGAGCAGATGACCACTCCGAGGAGAGCCCACTTCTCATAGGGTGTTGTTTAGAGTTTAgaagttcacaatttttttaGAATCACAAGATGAATGTGTGTGAGAAGAATGTATATGGAATATATATTGTCATTTACATGGTTAGGTTATATTTAGAATTTGATTTTTCGtaagaaatgaaaataatgaacaCAATCAATAAATTCTATGAACATACCAATTACCAAATACAACCGatgaacaaaaaaattattgacttattcatcaAAATGAAATGACTTGCTTGCAACTGTTCGGACGAATTTTCAATTCTCAACACATTTAGCATTCTCAATGAAACATTTTCCTATATATTAGGGtttttatttatgaataaaaatattttgaagtTGCTTGATAATTAGACGTTATTCCCATCTTTATTTGATATTTTCACATggatatttttcatattttgtaatGATCGTGGTTTCGAGAAATTTTATGTCATGGAATATTCAGTCCCTCGgtttttttaagtgtcctattgagaaagaaaaaaaaaatccattttAAGTGTCTTATTTTAGAATTTGAGAATAAAAGGGATCACAAAGTTCCTATTTTATCCTTTTTCTTTAATACTATCATAAGTTAGCAATTaaactttgaaaataataaatataggcACAAAGGTAATTTTTCTCAAtaagaaacttttttttttttagaaaatctcAATAGGAAACTAAAAAAACATAgggagtactccctccgtcccacgagtcttgacacgttttcctttttgggccgtcccacgaatcttgacacgtttccttttttggcaataattattaccttctctctcctactttatcacctttattatattctctctcctgctttatcacttttattaccttctctctcctactttatcaattttatactttattaattacacacttaaaacactaatctacaactccttaattcccgtgccgaacccaaacgtgtcaagactcgcgcgacggagggagtatcattcaTTATAAATGGCAAAATTTCTTGTTTTATTGTGTATTTTTTCTACAGCTGTCAAATACTTATGATCTAAATTTGGGGTGGGATTTGACAATATAGTTGTAGCCTTGTAGGCTCCAAAAATCCAATCATATTTACATGTCTTGATTGGACAAATCTGAATCTTTATTGCGTAGGGCCGCAGATTGGCCTATACGTTGGGGAAGCTGGCCCAAATGACTCGTGGGTACTTCCATTCTACTTTTATTATCTATAAACTCAAGTTGAAAGTGCTAGGGCAAAAAGAGCACTTAAGTTTTATTCAAGGTTGTGGAGGATTTATTCACCACCTCAAGCATTTACCTTTGGAAGATTTATTCAAGGATTTTTTTACTGTGGTGAAAGCAGCTGTGTTCTCTCAAGCATGGAGACAGTGAGGATAATTCCGGGTTTACTCTCATGAATGGAGGTATGCTGCTTAAGGAATATCACAAGGCTAGGGAGCGTGTGAAGATTGATGGGAAGGTGCTGCCGAAGGAGGGAGTTTCACACTGGtttccgccgccgccggatATTCTTCGACTCGATGTGGATGTGGCATATCAGGAGGATGCTCAGAGGGTCGGGGCCGGCAAAATTGTAGCTGCAGGCTGTCAGGAAATTGGCCATACCGCGACGGTTCTCATTGGCGAGCTTCATGCGATGTTGGTGGCGAATGGATTTTGTTTGACGCATGATTTCGGCCCGGTGGTGCTCTATTCGGACTCTTTGTTGGCTATTCATCTTTTTCATGAATCTCACCATGGTACTGACTTTCTCTGTGACGACCTTTGGAAGGTGTTCAACCACGCTCGCGATAAGGTGGTTCACAAGTTTTTTCACGCTCGTCGTGATGCTAATAGAGCGGCGCATACACTTGCTCATTTTGCTTTTTCTTATTCGAATGTAATGATCTGGAAGTCGGATTTTCCTCTTTATATTGCAATTTTCGATTTATCTTAATATAAGCTCTTGTCCCTCTCAAAAAAAAGTTTTAGATATAGTCAAAACACTTACTCATATTCATACAAATATCATACTCTATCCatccgttcacaaaaaataatcaatttttactattttgaaATGTTCACAAAATAGTCCAATTTCAATTTTAGACAATATTTCACAATTCATTATCttcaattaattatcattaacactactttttaaaTGAGATcatttttccactcacaatacacttaaCCATTTTTATTTGATGTCATTTGGCGAGAAAATCTGCAATGATTAAAGCTTGATCATGAATTACTGCAAATCTACTATCCTAGGGAAGAGAGGAGCAAAATAGACATACGAAGAGCACATTCACATAGTAAATGCAAATTCAAACAGAGAAAAATGATTAGAATTGAATTGGAGGTTTGAAGTAGTTACCTTTGACTACAAAACAGGATTGAGCCTTGAGAAGGTCTCACATTCTACAAAATCACAACAAATTAGAGAGATTACTTCTTCTTTTTCCCAGGAATGGCCACCCTTTTGCCCTTCAAGGTTCTGCAGTTGTTCTTAGTCCTCTGCCCTCTACATGGCAATCCCTGAATGTGTCTCACGCCGCGGTAGCATTGTATCTCCTTTAGCCTTCTAATCGCAAGTGCATTGAACCTCCTCTACAGTTGTTAACAACAAACCCCATTGTTACATATCCAAACCCCCATCTTACATACAAATCATTAAAGAAATGGAAACAATACATAATAGGATTGAGTATTCGAAGGATTACACAATCCAACAAGCTCAAAATTGTTCAATTCATCAAAGCATGTGGCAGATTAGCCCAGACAGATTTTTACAACACTGATGTCAAGGATTAGGGGATTTTTAACTGCTACAAGTCAGCACTTGCAACTAAATGCAACGACATTGGCAGGTTAGAATTCATGCAACAATCTAAGGTacattcttttctttatttttcatgaaTTTGGCAAGTCAAGATAGTTTACAAACGTGTTCATCTAGAGCTCATGACCTTAAAACTCCAATGCAAACAAGAGTGAAGACACACCATGCAAACTTGGGCTGTAAGTATACCAAACAATGAAAGAGATATATGAAAAATTGAAACTATACTCATATGTGACTCGGACTCATGAACGCCCTCTACCCTATTCCAAATGCTTCAAGATGACAATGCTTGAAACTATAGTAGATACTTGTATGGACTCGACTCGTGAACACCCTCTTGCCTTGAGTTTTAGCATTTAGAGACAAGTTCTACCCGACCATAAATGCTTCAAGATGACAATGTCCACTTAAAACTAAGGTCAAACTACACCAAATGTTGTTGCTTAGCATGCATTCATCATTTCTAATTCAATCCTTGTGCTAAAATCTCCCCAGGAATCAAGCCTAACTACATTGTCTCGTTCATTCACAAGCAATATTAGTCCATCAACACATAATTTCTAACTCAATCCTTATACTAAAATCTCCCCGAAACCAATCCTAACTACATTATCTCCACAAGCAATATTAGTCCATCAATACCATTTCTAGCTCAATCCTTGTGCTAAAACCTCCCCAAAATCAATCCTAACTACATTATTTCTTCATTCACAAGAAGTTCAAGTCTATCAACACTTCAACTAACTTAAGTCCAATGACACTCAACAGAGCAACCTAAAAAATTCACCTAAAATCAGAAACACGAGCAATCAAACACTTACAAGATCTCCTTCAATCATATACTTGGAGACCTCCTCACGCAGAGTGGTGAGCTCCTCTTCAGAGAAATCCTTGGTCAATTTGTTGTCGTAATTGAGGTCGTTGAGAATCTGCCTGGCGCTAGTGCGCCCGATTCCATGAATGTACTGCAAGGAGTACTCCACTCTCTTGTTGTTCGGAATCTCGACTCCGCCAACACGAGCGCATTTGATGCTCAATCCACCGACCTAACCACACAAAACAAGCAAATCACACACAGTCAAACCATCTGTATACTCGGAAAagcggaaaaaaaaaaaattgacacttTTACCTTGGGGAAAGCAGTGGATAGCggaaacgagagagagagtttggaGGAGTTAGAGATAGGAttggagatgagagagagagaaggcacTACTGGTGTAGCTAACGCTTGCGCCATTTTCGGTGAAAATTGGGGATGAGGAAGAGACTGTGCTGCTATTTTTCTTATCCGTTGCTGAAACTCGGGCGGGTTTCGAATCCGACCCTATTGGGACCGAGTCGGACTTATTCGGGTCGGGCATGGGAGTGGATTAAACCGACTCCACCCTATTCATCTGGGCTTtggctttaattatttttagtgaTTTGCAAAATACCCAATTTTCAAAAGTACTGATTTACTAATAATTACCCATTTATCATATTCGTTAGTATTTCCTATGCCCATTATTTTGTTTTAACATTTATTTGTTTCGAAAAATTGAAATGGTAATGAGTTGTGGCAGTTGAAAGACAACAATTGTAGGTTGGATtagtacttttttttaaaaaattatcttttcGCTATTGGTTTTCAATATTTTGAGCCCAATTCATTATTCATGTTTGCCCTATATGTTTCcccttaatttaatttatacagATATTATGTTATGCCCTGTGCTCAGTTTAATTAATCTTTGGATTTGTTAAGTATTATTATTCTTCTAATCGTTactgtaattattattattacaaaacGGTAACTAATAGTATTAAGTTTTTGAGTGAATAAAGAATAAGCTTGTGAGACTAACCAGGCGCATAAAAAATCTTTAGAACGCATTTACTTCGCATATAATTGATAAGATGGATAGAATTCAAAAATCGATCGCATAAAAAAACTTTAGAAAGCaattactttgcatgattgagtatttttattctaaagcaaataattttttataatctcacTCTTTCAATGGATAGGAATCAAGTGAACGGCCCTTAAATGAGTATTAAATTGAGCTTGTGGCAACTAAGGAATAAGCTCTGGCGTATTAAATTGAGTATTAAAAAGCCTAGGCGAAAAATTCAACGtaaaaaattatcttgagaaaagaaaaaatggatGAAAATGTTATCCCTGTGATGACCATTTTAGCCATGTTGTTTGCATCAATGCAGGGGGCTAAAACTCGACCTCGATTCCATAGTAAACGAAACAAGCTACATACATGGTATGCTTCAAAACACTGAAACACATTAACCCTCACATATATAGAACATTTTCTCAGAATAATAAATTAGATGGAAATAATTTATAAAGCAATTGGCTTTCATCCTGTCCTGTCCTTGCAGTATATGTAACTCAGTATAACAAAAATTTCCCTTTAAACTAACCTGATTAGAGGAGTTTGTATACACCATTACTTTTCCCTGCACTTTGTGTTCAAGCCGAGACAGATTCACACACTCAAAGCTCATCCTTCAcgtcgctgctgctgctgtcttTGTGGCTAGCAGCAGCATCAGGAGAAGTGTGCCGCTCTGACGAGGCTGGCTTCTGAAGCTTGAATGGGATGGACGCATGTTTTTTCAAGAACTTGTAGAAGGCCACCACAGTGCGATCATCTTCAAAAGTAATCTGCACGAGCATAGTTTGAACCGGTTGAATTTTCATAGTTATCGGCTGGATGTAGCAGTTAGAACAAGATAAAGCGTTCAGCAATAGAATGGGTTAATAGAAGCAAAGCTATCTAACCGGATCGAAGCTCTTGTTTCCGGCCGGGAAGAAGAGAATTGTGGGGAATCCATCAGGCTGCATGACAACATGAAAAGGTTTCCATCAATATATTCTCAACCAGCATTCACAATAGAACTCATGCACAAATTTACGATGTGTTTCAAAAACTGTGTGAAAAATGAGCAAACAACCTTGAATCTGAGTGTTCTTTTCCTAGTTGTAGCaaatttaagaataaaaatcaaaatgggATTACTAGGAATACGAGGTCCATTGTTCTCTAGAGGGGTG comes from Salvia miltiorrhiza cultivar Shanhuang (shh) chromosome 3, IMPLAD_Smil_shh, whole genome shotgun sequence and encodes:
- the LOC131014947 gene encoding 30S ribosomal protein S13, chloroplastic yields the protein MAQALATPVVPSLSLISNPISNSSKLSLSFPLSTAFPKVGGLSIKCARVGGVEIPNNKRVEYSLQYIHGIGRTSARQILNDLNYDNKLTKDFSEEELTTLREEVSKYMIEGDLRRFNALAIRRLKEIQCYRGVRHIQGLPCRGQRTKNNCRTLKGKRVAIPGKKKK